A single window of [Clostridium] hylemonae DSM 15053 DNA harbors:
- a CDS encoding GH25 family lysozyme, with translation MKSKKILSLLLVAVFSCQTATVYADEGDGYQADEISEEQIYEKELPKFSIEDMNLIIGEQRYFYALPDDLNLQENELKVTVEDEAVVKIQIAAPESLEADIKDGVPENAQWYCAIGISQGETMICIQMGNKEKKIPVIVSGQEGDSEEKNEKNTEEGQIDGEAITKDKIAENTYNTFSVQTGWTEREGKKYYINGNGEACKGITKIEGVLYYFDENTGALTESAGWIDINGSRYFCNEEGKLYNRQFIKFGNIYYYMGADGSLQKGIFQADGKKYYADPATGQVNLKAGWIEDSGKRYFANEEGILYINQFIKFGSIYHYLGDDGSEQKGTFEVQGKKYHANSATGEIKLEAGWIEDDGKRYYADEEGVLYANQFIRFGNIYYYMGDDGSVQKGTFGANGKKYHANSDTGQIKLEAGWIEDNGKKYYSYGGGEIFYSQFISFGAISYYMGADGSIQKGVIQTGDKVYYADESTGQIQKKVGWIDSGGKRYFSNEAGILYSSQFISFGAVTYYMGADGSLQKGIIQAGDKVYYADESTGQIQRKVGWIESGGKRYFSNEAGILYSSQFISFGAVTYYMGADGSLQKGIIQAGDKVYYADESTGQIQKKVGWIDSGGKRYFSNEAGILYSSQFISFGAVTYYMGADGSLQKGIIQAGDKVYYSDESTGQIQKKVGWIDSGGKRYFSNEAGILYSSQFISFGAVTYYMGNDGSLQKGIIQTGGKLYYADESTGQIQKKAGWIESGGKKYYSNEAGVLYSSQFISFGSNCYYMGADGSMQKGKQYINGKWYYFDEETGLMIRSTGWFSSGPNRYYQKSDGTLAIGYTDIDNIRYYFNSSGVLASKMGIDVSQWQGNIDWRKVKEAGVEFAFIRVGYRGSASGNLAADPYYKQNIEGALAAGIKVGVYFFSQATTVQEAREEASYTYNLIKNYNITYPVAFDTEYYDSAHSGRADKLSASTRTLLANIFCSEIRNYGYTAMIYSGTYFMNNNLQMSLLTNCLVWVAQYNKELQYKGTYKCWQYSSSGRVNGINGNVDMNVWIN, from the coding sequence AGCATAGAAGATATGAATCTCATTATAGGAGAACAGAGATATTTTTATGCGTTGCCTGATGATTTGAATTTGCAGGAAAATGAGTTGAAAGTAACTGTTGAAGATGAAGCGGTTGTTAAAATACAGATTGCGGCACCGGAATCTTTAGAGGCTGATATTAAAGATGGTGTGCCAGAAAATGCCCAATGGTATTGTGCTATAGGTATAAGCCAGGGTGAGACGATGATTTGTATTCAAATGGGAAATAAAGAGAAGAAAATTCCAGTAATTGTATCCGGTCAAGAAGGCGATTCGGAAGAAAAGAATGAGAAGAATACTGAGGAAGGTCAGATAGATGGTGAAGCTATAACAAAAGACAAGATTGCTGAGAATACATATAATACATTCAGTGTTCAAACAGGGTGGACAGAAAGAGAAGGTAAAAAATATTATATAAATGGGAATGGAGAGGCCTGTAAGGGTATTACGAAAATAGAAGGAGTATTATACTATTTTGATGAAAATACAGGGGCATTAACAGAATCTGCCGGCTGGATAGATATAAATGGCAGCAGATATTTTTGTAATGAAGAAGGAAAACTGTATAACCGTCAGTTTATAAAGTTTGGAAATATATATTATTATATGGGTGCAGATGGTAGTTTGCAAAAAGGGATATTTCAGGCGGATGGAAAGAAATACTATGCCGATCCTGCCACCGGACAGGTAAACCTGAAGGCAGGCTGGATAGAAGACAGCGGTAAAAGATATTTTGCAAACGAAGAAGGGATACTGTATATTAATCAGTTTATTAAGTTCGGAAGTATATATCATTATTTGGGTGATGATGGAAGCGAGCAAAAAGGAACTTTTGAAGTGCAAGGAAAGAAATATCATGCAAACTCTGCTACTGGTGAAATCAAATTAGAGGCTGGCTGGATAGAAGATGACGGTAAAAGGTATTACGCAGACGAAGAAGGGGTACTGTATGCGAATCAGTTTATCAGGTTTGGAAACATATATTATTATATGGGTGATGATGGAAGCGTACAAAAAGGAACTTTTGGGGCAAACGGAAAGAAATACCACGCCAATTCTGACACAGGCCAAATCAAATTAGAGGCAGGCTGGATAGAAGATAACGGTAAGAAATATTATTCATACGGTGGAGGGGAAATATTCTACAGCCAGTTTATCAGTTTTGGAGCGATATCCTATTACATGGGGGCTGACGGGAGCATTCAGAAAGGGGTCATACAGACCGGAGATAAAGTATACTATGCGGATGAGAGCACAGGTCAGATCCAGAAGAAGGTCGGCTGGATAGATAGCGGAGGAAAGAGATATTTCTCCAATGAGGCCGGGATACTTTACAGCAGCCAGTTTATAAGTTTTGGAGCGGTAACCTATTACATGGGGGCTGACGGGAGTCTCCAAAAAGGGATCATACAGGCTGGAGACAAAGTATACTATGCGGATGAGAGCACAGGTCAGATCCAGAGGAAGGTCGGCTGGATAGAAAGTGGTGGAAAGAGATATTTCTCCAATGAGGCCGGGATACTTTACAGCAGCCAGTTTATAAGTTTTGGAGCGGTAACCTATTACATGGGGGCTGACGGGAGTCTCCAGAAAGGAATCATACAGGCTGGAGACAAAGTATACTATGCGGATGAGAGCACAGGTCAGATCCAGAAAAAGGTCGGCTGGATAGATAGCGGAGGAAAGAGATATTTCTCCAATGAGGCCGGGATACTTTACAGCAGCCAGTTTATAAGTTTTGGAGCGGTAACCTATTACATGGGGGCTGACGGGAGTCTCCAGAAAGGGATCATACAGGCTGGAGACAAAGTATACTATTCGGATGAGAGCACAGGTCAGATCCAGAAGAAGGTCGGCTGGATAGATAGCGGAGGAAAGAGATATTTCTCCAATGAGGCCGGGATACTTTACAGCAGCCAGTTTATAAGTTTTGGAGCGGTAACCTATTACATGGGGAATGACGGGAGCCTTCAGAAAGGAATCATACAGACTGGAGGCAAATTATACTATGCGGATGAAAGCACGGGACAGATTCAAAAGAAAGCTGGCTGGATAGAAAGTGGTGGAAAAAAATATTATTCTAACGAAGCGGGCGTTCTGTATAGCAGTCAATTCATCAGTTTTGGTTCCAATTGTTATTATATGGGAGCCGACGGAAGCATGCAGAAGGGGAAACAATATATAAATGGTAAGTGGTATTATTTTGATGAGGAGACCGGGCTTATGATAAGAAGTACGGGATGGTTCTCCAGTGGGCCTAACAGGTATTATCAGAAATCAGATGGTACACTTGCAATAGGATATACGGATATAGATAATATTAGATATTATTTTAACAGCAGCGGTGTTCTGGCCTCTAAGATGGGCATTGATGTATCACAGTGGCAGGGAAATATAGACTGGAGGAAGGTTAAAGAGGCAGGTGTGGAATTTGCTTTTATCAGAGTGGGATACAGAGGAAGTGCCAGTGGGAATCTCGCGGCGGATCCTTATTATAAGCAAAATATTGAAGGGGCATTAGCAGCGGGAATAAAAGTTGGTGTGTATTTTTTCTCGCAGGCAACTACTGTACAGGAAGCCAGGGAAGAAGCTTCCTATACATATAATCTCATTAAAAATTATAATATAACATATCCGGTTGCATTTGATACTGAGTATTATGATTCTGCGCATAGTGGAAGAGCTGATAAGCTCAGTGCGTCCACCAGAACATTGCTGGCAAATATTTTCTGTTCTGAAATAAGAAATTATGGTTACACAGCTATGATTTACTCTGGGACATATTTTATGAATAATAATCTTCAGATGTCATTACTAACCAACTGTTTGGTGTGGGTTGCACAGTATAATAAGGAGCTTCAATATAAGGGGACTTATAAATGTTGGCAATACAGCAGTTCTGGAAGAGTCAATGGCATCAATGGAAATGTTGATATGAATGTATGGATTAATTAG
- a CDS encoding GtrA family protein — protein sequence MMKNIGIFIWRILENIVRFIIIKIFHMKLTDNDWDKIEQFIRFGIVGFSNTIISYSIYAAILLFLQKNKLIPRIDYILAQFIAFSLSVLWSFYWNRKCVFNAENENIFWPRALLKTYISYGFTGIVLNSILSIVWVRCFGMPKIIAPIINLLISVPLNFVLNKFWAFKKNDD from the coding sequence ATGATGAAAAATATTGGAATATTTATTTGGAGAATATTGGAAAACATCGTTAGGTTTATAATCATAAAAATATTTCATATGAAGCTTACGGACAACGACTGGGACAAAATAGAGCAGTTTATACGCTTTGGCATAGTTGGATTTAGTAACACGATTATTTCTTATTCGATTTATGCCGCAATACTATTGTTCCTGCAGAAAAACAAATTGATTCCCAGAATAGACTATATATTAGCTCAATTTATTGCTTTTTCACTGAGTGTATTATGGTCCTTTTACTGGAACAGAAAATGTGTGTTTAATGCAGAAAATGAAAATATTTTTTGGCCTCGTGCTTTATTAAAGACATATATATCCTATGGGTTTACCGGAATCGTTTTGAATAGTATTCTTTCTATTGTATGGGTTCGATGTTTTGGTATGCCCAAGATCATAGCTCCAATAATTAATTTGCTCATAAGTGTGCCACTAAATTTTGTATTAAACAAATTTTGGGCTTTTAAGAAAAATGATGATTAA
- a CDS encoding thiamine pyrophosphate-binding protein has protein sequence MKLSDYIVEYLIRQNITDVFGYPGGMITHLMDSFRKYSERITAHNTSHEQGAAFAACGYAQTSGKPGIAYATSGPGATNLVTGICNAYFDSLPVIFITGQVNTFEAKDRLRVRQRGFQETDIVSMVSGVTKMAVYIESPDKIKYYLERAFAMAMEGRRGPVLLDIPMNVLRADIDADELIGYNKEFQGNDARRFQEELQKAVMKAKQPCFLFGNGIKSSGLEEKLKCVINTLKIPFVTSMISFDVFSDSPYYFGFIGAYGERAANFIVAKSDLLITIGARLDIRQVGAQREKFAPNAEIIRVDIDDGEFTYALHEDEKQYLLSAEQALDAAVNISCTQSFSEWLTICRTIKEQLKGYDDREPNRWIQEISRCIPRDCIITTDVGQNQIWVAQSFVVKEKQKVLFSGGHGAMGYSLPAAIGAFYGSGGKTIVSINGDGGIQMNIQELQFIAREKLPIKIVIMNNKALGMIRHFQEMYFGGEYYLTNKDGGYSAPDFCKIAEAYGIPNGKISNFDDLDHSEWIDNAGPFLLDIQLDGNTYVYPKLEFGKPNQDQEPLLDRKLYKELMNLGIVNVENA, from the coding sequence ATGAAGCTATCTGATTATATTGTTGAGTATCTGATTAGACAAAATATTACAGATGTATTTGGCTATCCAGGAGGAATGATTACACATTTGATGGACTCGTTCAGAAAATATTCTGAACGAATTACAGCGCATAATACAAGTCATGAACAAGGGGCAGCCTTTGCGGCGTGTGGGTATGCCCAAACTTCTGGAAAACCAGGGATTGCTTATGCTACTTCAGGACCAGGAGCAACAAATCTGGTTACAGGAATCTGCAATGCTTATTTTGATTCTCTGCCTGTTATATTTATCACAGGTCAGGTTAATACATTTGAGGCAAAGGACAGGCTTAGAGTCAGACAGAGAGGGTTTCAGGAAACGGATATTGTATCTATGGTCAGTGGCGTAACGAAGATGGCTGTTTATATCGAATCTCCTGATAAAATAAAGTATTATCTTGAAAGAGCCTTTGCGATGGCAATGGAGGGAAGACGGGGGCCAGTACTTCTTGATATTCCTATGAATGTGCTACGTGCAGATATCGATGCTGATGAGTTGATCGGGTATAATAAAGAGTTTCAAGGCAATGATGCCCGGCGGTTTCAAGAAGAGCTTCAGAAAGCAGTTATGAAAGCAAAACAGCCCTGCTTTTTGTTTGGAAATGGTATAAAATCATCAGGTTTAGAAGAAAAATTGAAATGTGTGATAAATACTCTTAAAATCCCGTTTGTCACCAGTATGATATCATTTGATGTTTTTTCTGATAGTCCTTATTATTTTGGATTTATTGGTGCTTATGGAGAGCGGGCAGCAAATTTTATTGTTGCCAAAAGTGATTTGCTTATTACTATAGGCGCCAGATTAGATATCAGACAGGTGGGGGCGCAAAGAGAAAAGTTTGCTCCGAATGCAGAGATTATCAGGGTAGATATAGATGATGGAGAATTTACCTATGCTTTGCATGAAGATGAGAAACAGTACTTGTTAAGTGCAGAGCAGGCACTGGACGCAGCAGTAAACATTTCGTGTACACAGAGCTTCTCAGAGTGGTTGACTATATGTAGGACTATTAAAGAGCAGCTTAAGGGATACGATGACAGAGAGCCTAATAGATGGATACAGGAAATAAGCCGTTGTATTCCTCGAGACTGTATTATAACTACGGATGTAGGACAGAATCAGATATGGGTAGCTCAGTCTTTCGTGGTTAAAGAAAAGCAAAAGGTTTTATTTTCAGGTGGTCATGGAGCCATGGGGTATTCTTTGCCAGCAGCCATCGGTGCATTTTATGGAAGTGGAGGAAAAACCATAGTCAGCATAAACGGTGATGGTGGTATTCAGATGAATATTCAGGAACTTCAGTTTATTGCGCGCGAGAAACTGCCGATAAAAATAGTGATTATGAACAATAAAGCATTAGGGATGATTCGGCATTTTCAGGAAATGTACTTTGGGGGAGAGTATTATCTGACAAACAAAGACGGCGGGTACAGTGCTCCGGATTTTTGTAAAATTGCAGAAGCATATGGAATTCCAAATGGGAAAATATCTAATTTTGATGACCTAGACCATTCAGAGTGGATAGATAATGCAGGGCCATTTCTTTTAGATATTCAGCTTGATGGTAATACCTATGTTTATCCAAAACTTGAATTTGGAAAACCAAATCAAGATCAGGAACCATTGTTGGATAGGAAACTCTATAAAGAGTTAATGAACTTGGGGATAGTAAACGTAGAAAATGCATAA
- a CDS encoding NAD-dependent epimerase/dehydratase family protein, with amino-acid sequence MKKIVVTGATSFIGVHLIQKLLDENCYIYAVIRPNSANKERLPDNSLIEVVELDLNDIGRLPDIIHEVVDVFYHLAWEGVRAASRNDAELQQKNYTAAIEAVKSAVILKSNIFIGSGSQAEYGKISGKVDEESVCNPVTEYGRAKYKACLETGKIAKKNGMRFIWARIFSVYGEYDFPGTLVMDSLYKMSRNIAIDLTDCSQVWDFIYVVDVADVLVKFANVNCADGIYNIASGRPRVLKKFVEDMKSITKSESELNFGAIPYSVEGPVSLEPSVDKLKKELEWEISTAFTEGIKKMVFGEDTDEKNKYINTYV; translated from the coding sequence ATGAAAAAGATAGTTGTCACGGGGGCAACGAGTTTTATAGGTGTGCACCTGATTCAGAAATTGCTTGACGAAAATTGCTATATATATGCAGTTATAAGACCAAACTCAGCAAATAAGGAAAGACTTCCGGACAACAGCCTGATTGAAGTCGTTGAATTGGATTTAAATGATATAGGTCGGTTGCCGGATATAATACATGAGGTTGTAGATGTTTTCTATCATTTGGCTTGGGAAGGTGTTAGGGCTGCTTCAAGGAATGATGCAGAACTTCAGCAGAAAAACTATACTGCGGCTATTGAGGCTGTAAAAAGTGCAGTAATATTAAAGAGTAATATATTTATAGGAAGTGGTTCTCAGGCAGAGTATGGTAAAATCAGCGGCAAAGTTGATGAAGAGAGTGTTTGTAATCCTGTCACCGAGTATGGAAGAGCAAAGTATAAAGCTTGTCTGGAAACTGGAAAGATAGCGAAAAAAAACGGTATGCGTTTTATATGGGCAAGGATTTTTAGCGTATATGGGGAATATGATTTTCCGGGGACTCTGGTTATGGATTCATTATACAAAATGAGCAGAAATATTGCTATAGATTTGACGGATTGTAGTCAAGTTTGGGATTTTATATATGTAGTGGATGTAGCTGATGTGCTTGTTAAATTTGCTAATGTAAATTGTGCTGACGGTATATATAATATTGCGTCAGGAAGGCCACGTGTGTTGAAGAAATTTGTAGAAGACATGAAGAGCATTACAAAATCTGAAAGTGAGCTGAATTTTGGTGCTATACCGTATAGTGTAGAAGGTCCGGTCAGTCTTGAGCCAAGTGTAGACAAACTGAAGAAGGAATTGGAGTGGGAGATATCTACTGCATTTACGGAAGGAATTAAAAAAATGGTTTTTGGCGAGGATACAGATGAAAAAAATAAGTATATTAATACCTACGTTTAA
- a CDS encoding glycosyltransferase family 2 protein, producing the protein MKKISILIPTFNEEKNVKPLSEELVNMFKTDLSDYDYEIIYIDNCSEDLTRSVIRNLCEDNCRIKAIFNAKNFGQFNSPYYGLQQITGDCVVLMCADFQDPVEMVPRFVEEWENGYKIVVGQKTKSKENKVMYFFRSCYYNLIKKFSNVEQIEHFTGFGLYDKSFIQVLSDLKDPTPFLRGIVAELGYKQKVIPYEQQKRRAGKTSNNLYKLYDAAMLSFTSYTKIGLRLATFVGVICGVISFIVAIIYLILKIVYWDRFVAGMAPILIGMFILGSVQLIFIGLIGEYILSMNARIMNRPLVIEEERLNFETFDIEKENQHEF; encoded by the coding sequence ATGAAAAAAATAAGTATATTAATACCTACGTTTAATGAAGAAAAAAATGTAAAACCATTGAGCGAAGAATTGGTTAACATGTTTAAAACGGATTTATCTGACTACGATTATGAAATAATTTATATTGATAATTGTTCAGAAGATTTAACACGGTCAGTCATCAGAAATCTTTGTGAAGATAACTGTAGAATTAAGGCGATATTTAATGCGAAGAATTTTGGACAGTTTAATTCTCCCTATTATGGATTACAACAGATCACTGGAGATTGTGTAGTATTAATGTGTGCGGATTTTCAAGATCCAGTTGAAATGGTCCCCAGATTTGTAGAAGAGTGGGAAAACGGTTATAAAATTGTTGTTGGACAGAAGACTAAAAGTAAAGAAAATAAAGTTATGTATTTTTTTAGATCATGTTATTATAATTTGATTAAAAAATTTTCCAATGTAGAGCAAATTGAACATTTTACAGGATTTGGGTTATATGATAAGTCTTTTATACAAGTGTTAAGTGATTTGAAGGATCCTACGCCATTTCTTCGGGGAATTGTAGCTGAGTTGGGATATAAGCAAAAAGTGATTCCTTATGAACAACAGAAAAGGCGTGCAGGAAAAACAAGCAATAATTTATACAAATTGTATGATGCAGCTATGTTAAGTTTTACGTCCTATACTAAAATTGGTTTGAGGCTGGCAACATTTGTGGGAGTTATATGCGGGGTAATAAGCTTTATTGTAGCAATCATTTATTTGATATTAAAGATTGTCTATTGGGATAGATTTGTGGCGGGAATGGCACCAATATTGATAGGGATGTTTATACTGGGTTCCGTACAGTTGATTTTCATTGGCTTGATAGGAGAATACATTCTTAGCATGAATGCCAGAATAATGAACAGGCCATTAGTCATAGAAGAGGAAAGACTCAATTTTGAAACTTTTGATATTGAGAAGGAGAATCAGCATGAATTTTAA
- the rfbG gene encoding CDP-glucose 4,6-dehydratase → MSMNFNLDFFKDKKILITGHTGFKGSWMCKMLTMAGAEVTGYALEPPTNPNLFTLCKIADGMRSVLGDVRDLPHLKEVFTQIQPEIVIHMAAQPLVRESYQNPVYTYEANVMGTVNVLECIRMTPSVKSVVNVTTDKVYLNREWEWGYRENEMLNGYDPYSNSKSCAELVTSSYVNSYFNNMDIAVTTCRAGNVIGGGDFASDRILPDCIRAAAKGMDIIVRNPFSTRPYQHVLEPVAAYLLIAQMQYDKKELAGNYNIGPDESECWTTEALVDLFCKKWEKMTGNAIKWINKYDGGPHEANFLKLDCSKVKKVFGWRAKWDIDTAMDKIIEWSECYINNADIEECMENQIMEFCNL, encoded by the coding sequence ATCAGCATGAATTTTAATCTTGATTTTTTTAAGGATAAGAAAATACTGATTACAGGTCACACGGGCTTTAAGGGCTCTTGGATGTGTAAAATGTTGACGATGGCAGGGGCTGAGGTAACGGGCTATGCATTAGAGCCACCAACAAATCCTAATCTGTTTACATTATGCAAAATAGCGGATGGGATGAGAAGTGTATTGGGAGATGTGCGGGATTTGCCGCATTTAAAAGAGGTGTTCACTCAAATACAGCCAGAAATTGTCATTCACATGGCCGCTCAGCCCTTAGTACGTGAATCCTATCAAAATCCGGTATATACTTATGAAGCAAACGTTATGGGAACCGTTAATGTATTAGAGTGCATCCGCATGACACCGTCGGTAAAATCGGTTGTTAATGTCACGACAGATAAAGTGTATCTGAATAGAGAATGGGAGTGGGGATATAGGGAGAATGAGATGTTAAATGGATATGATCCGTATTCTAACTCAAAATCTTGTGCTGAACTTGTGACAAGTAGTTACGTCAATTCATATTTTAATAATATGGATATTGCAGTTACAACATGCCGCGCGGGGAATGTCATTGGAGGAGGAGACTTTGCATCTGACAGAATTCTGCCTGATTGTATCAGAGCAGCGGCTAAAGGGATGGATATAATTGTGAGAAATCCTTTTTCAACTAGACCCTATCAGCATGTTTTAGAACCGGTCGCGGCATATTTACTGATTGCACAGATGCAATATGATAAAAAGGAGCTTGCCGGAAATTATAATATTGGGCCTGATGAGTCGGAATGTTGGACAACGGAAGCTTTGGTGGATTTGTTCTGTAAAAAGTGGGAGAAAATGACGGGGAACGCAATTAAATGGATTAATAAGTATGATGGGGGGCCGCATGAGGCAAATTTTCTAAAATTGGATTGTTCTAAAGTAAAAAAGGTTTTTGGATGGAGAGCTAAATGGGATATAGACACCGCAATGGATAAAATTATTGAGTGGTCAGAATGTTACATAAATAATGCTGATATAGAAGAATGTATGGAAAATCAAATTATGGAATTCTGTAATTTATAA
- the rfbF gene encoding glucose-1-phosphate cytidylyltransferase — translation MKVVILAGGFGTRISEESHLKPKPMLEIGEKPILWHIMKEYSYYGYNEFIICCGYMQHVIKEWFADYYLYNSDVTFDFTDNNRMTIHNNVAEPWKVTLVDTGYSTMTGGRIKRIHKYVGNEPFMLTYGDGVSDININELVKFHESHGKIATLTAASVGQRFGVLDISKDKVITSFREKSMDDGARINAGYMVLQPEIFSYIEGDTTVFEKEPLKTVAEKGELKAFIFDGYWQCMDTKREMDNLNELWASGKAPWKIWD, via the coding sequence ATGAAGGTAGTTATTTTAGCAGGCGGGTTTGGCACTAGGATAAGTGAAGAGAGCCATCTTAAACCGAAACCAATGTTAGAGATTGGAGAAAAGCCCATTTTATGGCATATCATGAAAGAATACTCTTATTATGGGTATAATGAATTTATAATATGTTGCGGTTACATGCAGCATGTGATAAAGGAATGGTTTGCAGATTACTATTTGTATAACAGTGATGTTACGTTTGATTTTACAGACAATAATAGAATGACAATACATAATAATGTGGCGGAACCATGGAAAGTAACACTGGTAGATACCGGCTATAGTACTATGACTGGAGGAAGAATCAAACGCATACACAAATATGTCGGAAATGAACCTTTTATGCTTACCTATGGAGATGGTGTCAGTGATATAAATATCAATGAGTTGGTGAAATTTCATGAATCACACGGAAAGATCGCAACGTTAACCGCAGCATCAGTAGGGCAGAGATTTGGTGTGCTTGATATTTCTAAAGATAAAGTGATTACTTCATTCAGAGAGAAATCTATGGATGATGGTGCCAGGATTAATGCTGGTTATATGGTACTTCAGCCCGAGATATTTTCATATATCGAAGGCGATACAACGGTATTTGAAAAGGAGCCGTTAAAGACCGTAGCAGAAAAAGGAGAATTGAAAGCTTTCATATTTGATGGATATTGGCAGTGTATGGACACAAAACGAGAAATGGATAATTTAAATGAGTTGTGGGCATCTGGGAAAGCACCCTGGAAAATATGGGATTGA
- the rfbH gene encoding lipopolysaccharide biosynthesis protein RfbH gives MFENLTEEQARKEILNMVAIYCNTFHNKKKDFRPGDRITYASRVYDNEEMCNLVDSALEFWLTSGKYTDEFERTFAEYLNVKYCSLVNSGSSANLNAFMALTSPLLGERQVKPGDEMITVAAGFPTTVTPAIQYGVIPVFVDITIPQYNIDVNMLEKALSEKTRVVMVAHTLGNPFDLTTVKCFCERHNLWLIEDNCDALGSKYTINGEEKYTGTIGDIGTSSFYPPHHMTMGEGGAVYTNSALLNKCIRSFRDWGRDCVCASGQDNLCGHRFDKQYGELPLGYDHKYVYSHFGYNLKATDMQAAIGCAQIKKFPEFVEKRRRNFDRLKEGLACCEDKLILPEACDNSKPSWFGFLITCKEGVNRNDIISHIEKHGIQTRMLFAGNLIKHPCFNQMRETGAGYRIVGSLENTDMVMNQTFWIGVYPGMSDEMIDYMIDMICQAVKNARG, from the coding sequence ATGTTTGAAAATTTAACTGAGGAACAGGCAAGGAAGGAAATTCTTAATATGGTAGCAATATACTGTAATACCTTCCATAATAAAAAGAAGGATTTTAGGCCAGGTGATCGTATAACTTATGCGTCTAGAGTCTATGACAATGAAGAAATGTGTAATCTTGTTGATTCGGCACTTGAATTCTGGCTTACTTCTGGAAAATATACAGATGAATTTGAAAGAACATTTGCAGAGTACCTTAATGTTAAATATTGTTCACTGGTTAATTCGGGTTCATCGGCAAATCTAAATGCTTTTATGGCTCTGACGTCGCCATTGTTAGGTGAGCGGCAGGTCAAACCAGGAGATGAAATGATTACAGTTGCTGCAGGGTTTCCGACTACGGTTACTCCAGCAATACAGTATGGTGTTATTCCGGTATTTGTAGATATAACAATTCCACAGTATAATATTGATGTCAATATGTTGGAAAAAGCGCTATCAGAAAAAACCAGGGTAGTGATGGTTGCGCATACGTTAGGCAATCCTTTTGATTTAACAACCGTAAAGTGCTTCTGTGAGCGGCACAATTTATGGCTGATAGAAGATAATTGTGATGCGCTGGGTTCAAAATATACGATTAATGGGGAAGAAAAGTATACAGGTACGATAGGAGATATTGGGACGTCATCGTTTTATCCGCCGCACCATATGACAATGGGTGAAGGAGGAGCAGTATACACGAACAGTGCATTGTTGAATAAATGTATAAGGTCTTTTAGAGATTGGGGTAGAGACTGTGTATGTGCTTCAGGACAAGATAATTTATGTGGGCATCGGTTTGATAAGCAGTATGGAGAATTGCCATTAGGGTATGACCATAAATATGTTTATTCACATTTTGGATATAATCTAAAAGCTACGGATATGCAGGCGGCTATAGGGTGTGCGCAGATTAAAAAATTTCCGGAATTCGTAGAAAAGAGACGTCGTAATTTTGACCGTTTGAAAGAGGGGCTTGCATGTTGTGAAGATAAGTTAATTCTTCCAGAAGCCTGTGATAATTCGAAGCCAAGCTGGTTTGGCTTTTTAATTACCTGCAAGGAAGGCGTAAATAGAAATGATATCATATCACATATAGAAAAACATGGGATACAGACACGGATGTTGTTTGCAGGTAATTTGATTAAACATCCTTGTTTCAATCAGATGAGGGAGACCGGGGCCGGATATCGTATAGTAGGAAGTTTGGAGAATACAGACATGGTCATGAACCAAACATTCTGGATAGGTGTATATCCAGGAATGTCGGATGAAATGATTGATTATATGATTGATATGATATGCCAGGCAGTTAAAAATGCCAGAGGTTAG